From a single Apium graveolens cultivar Ventura chromosome 2, ASM990537v1, whole genome shotgun sequence genomic region:
- the LOC141708352 gene encoding glyceraldehyde-3-phosphate dehydrogenase, cytosolic-like isoform X3, with the protein MQVVYVKLFLIHVPFSLSLSIYLSLKYHGTNQGWNQCCLGFRRIGRLVARVALQRDDVELVAVNDPFISTDYMAYMFKYDSVHGAWKQQELKVKDEKTLLFGEKPIAIFCCRNPEEIPWAGTGAEYIVEFTGVFSDKDKAAAHLKGGAKKIIISAPSKDAPMFVVGVNEKEYTSDLHIVSNDGCTTNGLAPLVKVKGAKASS; encoded by the exons ATGCAAGTTGTTTATGTGAAACTCTTTCTCATTCACGTAccattctctctctctctctctatctatctctCTCTCAAATACCATGG CACCAATCAAGGTTGGAATCAATG TTGTTTAGGTTTCAGAAGAATTGGTCGATTAGTTGCTAGAGTTGCTTTGCAAAGAGATGATGTGGAGCTTGTTGCTGTTAATGATCCATTTATCTCAACTGATTACATG GCATATATGTTCAAGTATGACAGTGTTCACGGTGCGTGGAAGCAACAAGAACTAAAAGTGAAGGATGAGAAGACCCTTCTTTTTGGTGAGAAGCCTATTGCTATTTTTTGCTGCAG aaacCCAGAGGAGATCCCTTGGGCTGGCACTGGTGCAGAGTATATTGTGGAGTTCACTGGTGTGTTTAGCGACAAGGACAAGGCTGCTGCACATTTGAAG GGAGGTGCAAAGAAGATTATCATTTCTGCTCCTAGCAAGGATGCTCCCATGTTCGTTGTGGGTGTCAACGAGAAGGAATACACATCAGACCTTCACATTGTTTCTAATGATGGTTGCACTACCAATGGCCTTGCTCCCCTTGTAAAG GTTAAGGGGGCAAAAGCTTCAAGCTGA
- the LOC141708352 gene encoding glyceraldehyde-3-phosphate dehydrogenase, cytosolic-like isoform X4 gives MQVVYVKLFLIHVPFSLSLSIYLSLKYHGTNQGWNQCCLGFRRIGRLVARVALQRDDVELVAVNDPFISTDYMAYMFKYDSVHGAWKQQELKVKDEKTLLFGEKPIAIFCCRNPEEIPWAGTGAEYIVEFTGVFSDKDKAAAHLKGGAKKIIISAPSKDAPMFVVGVNEKEYTSDLHIVSNDGCTTNGLAPLVK, from the exons ATGCAAGTTGTTTATGTGAAACTCTTTCTCATTCACGTAccattctctctctctctctctatctatctctCTCTCAAATACCATGG CACCAATCAAGGTTGGAATCAATG TTGTTTAGGTTTCAGAAGAATTGGTCGATTAGTTGCTAGAGTTGCTTTGCAAAGAGATGATGTGGAGCTTGTTGCTGTTAATGATCCATTTATCTCAACTGATTACATG GCATATATGTTCAAGTATGACAGTGTTCACGGTGCGTGGAAGCAACAAGAACTAAAAGTGAAGGATGAGAAGACCCTTCTTTTTGGTGAGAAGCCTATTGCTATTTTTTGCTGCAG aaacCCAGAGGAGATCCCTTGGGCTGGCACTGGTGCAGAGTATATTGTGGAGTTCACTGGTGTGTTTAGCGACAAGGACAAGGCTGCTGCACATTTGAAG GGAGGTGCAAAGAAGATTATCATTTCTGCTCCTAGCAAGGATGCTCCCATGTTCGTTGTGGGTGTCAACGAGAAGGAATACACATCAGACCTTCACATTGTTTCTAATGATGGTTGCACTACCAATGGCCTTGCTCCCCTTGTAAAG TGA
- the LOC141708352 gene encoding glyceraldehyde-3-phosphate dehydrogenase, cytosolic-like isoform X2, whose amino-acid sequence MQVVYVKLFLIHVPFSLSLSIYLSLKYHGTNQGWNQCCLGFRRIGRLVARVALQRDDVELVAVNDPFISTDYMAYMFKYDSVHGAWKQQELKVKDEKTLLFGEKPIAIFCCRNPEEIPWAGTGAEYIVEFTGVFSDKDKAAAHLKGGAKKIIISAPSKDAPMFVVGVNEKEYTSDLHIVSNDGCTTNGLAPLVKNVKGSLSTILRRQIL is encoded by the exons ATGCAAGTTGTTTATGTGAAACTCTTTCTCATTCACGTAccattctctctctctctctctatctatctctCTCTCAAATACCATGG CACCAATCAAGGTTGGAATCAATG TTGTTTAGGTTTCAGAAGAATTGGTCGATTAGTTGCTAGAGTTGCTTTGCAAAGAGATGATGTGGAGCTTGTTGCTGTTAATGATCCATTTATCTCAACTGATTACATG GCATATATGTTCAAGTATGACAGTGTTCACGGTGCGTGGAAGCAACAAGAACTAAAAGTGAAGGATGAGAAGACCCTTCTTTTTGGTGAGAAGCCTATTGCTATTTTTTGCTGCAG aaacCCAGAGGAGATCCCTTGGGCTGGCACTGGTGCAGAGTATATTGTGGAGTTCACTGGTGTGTTTAGCGACAAGGACAAGGCTGCTGCACATTTGAAG GGAGGTGCAAAGAAGATTATCATTTCTGCTCCTAGCAAGGATGCTCCCATGTTCGTTGTGGGTGTCAACGAGAAGGAATACACATCAGACCTTCACATTGTTTCTAATGATGGTTGCACTACCAATGGCCTTGCTCCCCTTGTAAAG AATGTAAAAGGAAGTCTATCTACGATACTGAGAAGGCAAATATTATAG
- the LOC141708352 gene encoding glyceraldehyde-3-phosphate dehydrogenase, cytosolic-like isoform X5, whose amino-acid sequence MAPIKVGINGFRRIGRLVARVALQRDDVELVAVNDPFISTDYMAYMFKYDSVHGAWKQQELKVKDEKTLLFGEKPIAIFCCRNPEEIPWAGTGAEYIVEFTGVFSDKDKAAAHLKGGAKKIIISAPSKDAPMFVVGVNEKEYTSDLHIVSNDGCTTNGLAPLVKVISCFCCVSCYLLLWKA is encoded by the exons ATGG CACCAATCAAGGTTGGAATCAATG GTTTCAGAAGAATTGGTCGATTAGTTGCTAGAGTTGCTTTGCAAAGAGATGATGTGGAGCTTGTTGCTGTTAATGATCCATTTATCTCAACTGATTACATG GCATATATGTTCAAGTATGACAGTGTTCACGGTGCGTGGAAGCAACAAGAACTAAAAGTGAAGGATGAGAAGACCCTTCTTTTTGGTGAGAAGCCTATTGCTATTTTTTGCTGCAG aaacCCAGAGGAGATCCCTTGGGCTGGCACTGGTGCAGAGTATATTGTGGAGTTCACTGGTGTGTTTAGCGACAAGGACAAGGCTGCTGCACATTTGAAG GGAGGTGCAAAGAAGATTATCATTTCTGCTCCTAGCAAGGATGCTCCCATGTTCGTTGTGGGTGTCAACGAGAAGGAATACACATCAGACCTTCACATTGTTTCTAATGATGGTTGCACTACCAATGGCCTTGCTCCCCTTGTAAAGGTAATTAGCTGTTTCTGTTGCGTGAGTTGTTATCTGTTGCTCTGGAAAGCTTAA
- the LOC141708352 gene encoding glyceraldehyde-3-phosphate dehydrogenase, cytosolic-like isoform X1, whose product MQVVYVKLFLIHVPFSLSLSIYLSLKYHGTNQGWNQCCLGFRRIGRLVARVALQRDDVELVAVNDPFISTDYMAYMFKYDSVHGAWKQQELKVKDEKTLLFGEKPIAIFCCRNPEEIPWAGTGAEYIVEFTGVFSDKDKAAAHLKGGAKKIIISAPSKDAPMFVVGVNEKEYTSDLHIVSNDGCTTNGLAPLVKVISCFCCVSCYLLLWKA is encoded by the exons ATGCAAGTTGTTTATGTGAAACTCTTTCTCATTCACGTAccattctctctctctctctctatctatctctCTCTCAAATACCATGG CACCAATCAAGGTTGGAATCAATG TTGTTTAGGTTTCAGAAGAATTGGTCGATTAGTTGCTAGAGTTGCTTTGCAAAGAGATGATGTGGAGCTTGTTGCTGTTAATGATCCATTTATCTCAACTGATTACATG GCATATATGTTCAAGTATGACAGTGTTCACGGTGCGTGGAAGCAACAAGAACTAAAAGTGAAGGATGAGAAGACCCTTCTTTTTGGTGAGAAGCCTATTGCTATTTTTTGCTGCAG aaacCCAGAGGAGATCCCTTGGGCTGGCACTGGTGCAGAGTATATTGTGGAGTTCACTGGTGTGTTTAGCGACAAGGACAAGGCTGCTGCACATTTGAAG GGAGGTGCAAAGAAGATTATCATTTCTGCTCCTAGCAAGGATGCTCCCATGTTCGTTGTGGGTGTCAACGAGAAGGAATACACATCAGACCTTCACATTGTTTCTAATGATGGTTGCACTACCAATGGCCTTGCTCCCCTTGTAAAGGTAATTAGCTGTTTCTGTTGCGTGAGTTGTTATCTGTTGCTCTGGAAAGCTTAA